In the Sediminibacter sp. Hel_I_10 genome, one interval contains:
- a CDS encoding helix-hairpin-helix domain-containing protein, whose protein sequence is MKSHFQFTRKQRSGIFLLLLLIVLFQLGYVLIDFSSENVSVDQKQLDQFQAEIDSLKLIKQEASQPKLYPFNPNYITDYKGYVLGMTMIEIDRLHQFRSTNQWVNSAEDFQSVTQVSDSLLNVISPYFKFPEWVTNPKSTDKNVFSKPTIQKTFEQKTDLNTATADELRAVNGIGAKLSQRIVDYRRKNGGSFVADVQLKEVYGLSPEVIARVLEQFTVKSGAPIKTINLNTATIDQLVTIKYIDYEIAHHIVEARILREGFSSIDDLKKVKDFPLDKIEIIRLYLTID, encoded by the coding sequence ATGAAATCCCACTTCCAGTTTACTAGAAAACAACGAAGTGGGATTTTTTTATTGCTATTGCTCATCGTTCTGTTTCAATTGGGATATGTGCTTATTGATTTTTCCTCGGAAAACGTCTCTGTAGATCAAAAGCAGTTAGATCAATTTCAAGCGGAAATCGATTCTTTGAAATTGATTAAGCAAGAAGCATCCCAACCCAAACTTTATCCATTTAACCCCAATTATATTACAGATTATAAAGGTTATGTGTTAGGGATGACCATGATTGAAATTGATAGACTTCATCAATTCCGAAGTACAAATCAATGGGTCAACTCCGCCGAAGACTTCCAAAGTGTAACTCAGGTGTCAGATTCTTTATTAAATGTAATTTCTCCTTATTTTAAGTTTCCTGAGTGGGTGACCAATCCCAAATCAACCGATAAGAACGTCTTTTCAAAACCCACTATTCAGAAAACATTTGAGCAAAAAACAGACTTAAATACCGCAACGGCAGATGAGCTGAGAGCTGTAAATGGTATTGGAGCAAAACTATCCCAACGCATTGTAGATTATAGAAGAAAGAATGGTGGCAGCTTTGTTGCCGACGTTCAGCTTAAAGAAGTATATGGCTTATCTCCAGAAGTGATAGCGCGTGTTCTCGAGCAGTTCACGGTTAAAAGCGGTGCGCCTATAAAAACGATTAATCTAAATACCGCAACCATTGACCAGTTGGTGACGATTAAGTACATTGATTATGAAATAGCGCATCATATTGTAGAAGCCAGGATTTTGCGAGAAGGGTTTTCTTCGATAGATGATTTAAAGAAAGTTAAGGACTTTCCTCTCGATAAAATAGAGATAATTAGGTTATATTTGACCATAGATTAA
- a CDS encoding acyl-CoA dehydrogenase family protein: MNSMYFTEEHQLFRQSLKDFLQKEVVPHIDKWEKTGQIDRFIWEKFGEMGFFGLAYPEEYGGLGLDLFYTVIFLEELQKVNSGGFAAAIWAHAYLAMTHVNKEGDHDIKEKYLTPSIAGEKIGCLCITEPFGGSDVAGMRTTAVKKGDTYVLNGSKTFITNGVYSDYLVVAAKTSPELGNKGISIFIMDRDTAGISATKLDKLGWRASDTGEIAFDNVTIPASNLMGEENMGFPYIMQHFALERLIMGINAHARAEFALEYALDYMKTREAFGRTIDKFQALRHKVADLYTEMEICKEFNYSVAYRLNKGEYVVKEATMSKLQCTKMADEVIYQCLQFLGGYGYMEEYPLARLSRDSRLGPIGGGTSEILREIIAKMVIDNKDYKPAT, translated from the coding sequence ATGAACAGTATGTACTTCACCGAAGAACATCAATTATTTAGACAGAGTTTAAAAGATTTCTTACAGAAAGAGGTCGTTCCTCATATTGATAAATGGGAAAAAACAGGACAGATTGATCGCTTCATCTGGGAAAAATTTGGAGAAATGGGCTTTTTTGGCCTAGCTTATCCAGAAGAATACGGCGGATTGGGACTTGACCTTTTTTACACCGTTATTTTTTTAGAAGAACTTCAAAAAGTGAATTCTGGCGGATTTGCGGCAGCCATTTGGGCGCACGCTTATTTAGCCATGACGCATGTTAATAAAGAAGGAGATCATGACATTAAAGAAAAATATCTAACGCCGAGTATTGCAGGAGAGAAAATAGGTTGTCTTTGTATCACAGAGCCTTTTGGCGGTAGTGATGTAGCAGGGATGAGAACAACTGCTGTTAAAAAAGGAGATACTTATGTTTTAAATGGTTCAAAAACCTTTATTACTAATGGTGTTTATAGCGATTACTTAGTAGTTGCGGCTAAAACATCTCCAGAACTAGGGAACAAAGGCATCAGCATTTTTATTATGGATCGTGATACCGCTGGGATCTCGGCTACCAAGCTTGATAAATTGGGTTGGCGTGCTTCAGATACTGGTGAAATTGCATTTGATAACGTCACTATTCCCGCTTCTAATTTGATGGGAGAAGAGAATATGGGCTTTCCTTACATCATGCAGCATTTTGCACTTGAACGTTTGATTATGGGAATTAATGCACATGCTAGAGCAGAATTTGCTTTAGAGTATGCCTTAGATTATATGAAAACCAGAGAGGCTTTTGGAAGAACAATTGATAAATTTCAGGCATTACGCCATAAGGTTGCTGATTTGTATACCGAAATGGAAATATGCAAGGAGTTCAATTATTCTGTAGCATACAGATTGAATAAAGGTGAGTATGTGGTTAAAGAAGCTACAATGTCTAAGTTGCAGTGTACTAAAATGGCCGATGAAGTTATCTATCAGTGTTTACAATTTTTAGGAGGTTATGGTTATATGGAAGAATATCCGCTGGCTAGACTCTCTAGAGATAGCAGATTAGGACCTATTGGTGGCGGCACTTCTGAAATTTTGAGAGAAATTATCGCCAAAATGGTGATTGACAACAAAGACTACAAACCAGCGACATAG
- a CDS encoding carboxypeptidase-like regulatory domain-containing protein: MTPTYLFIKRIFGIALFLFSSIAFSQIEIKNKIVDFSTLVPIESASIYVQETTIGTVSNADGKFVLQVPETYEKDTLVVSSIGYKSYKVPVNEFDNSFEVYLEEDVASLDEIVLVAETRPKTGNDIVLKAIERLPENLPDSAYIQKGFLRHKERNKLEFKWLIESAITVYDSGYGSKSADYLKINVDQNRKSYDLRDVDSIFSYVSYTNQTSRRSNLKPKDVNRRQLSKDQLIKSIKWNDERVNGLQNLFQGKLNLVRNAQDSKALFGENVLEKHHFELDTILVDNDRKLYKIKISEGEDYVGLDTKGIFNEGYQAKGWLYIYYDNYAIKKIEYELEAASPAQKVRSKRLFDTTVNHKLVITYIEYDDKMYPNYIYYETPKLVNVGFKTDQKVSDEEKERYNKEERYYYTVQEILFSEIVLDKEEISAALEKTWDADIFSPKPYDEAFWKSYNVLLESEEDEQLIRDLSKRASLFKQ, encoded by the coding sequence ATGACCCCTACTTATCTGTTTATAAAACGAATTTTCGGTATTGCCTTATTTTTATTTAGTAGCATTGCCTTTTCTCAAATTGAAATCAAAAATAAGATTGTTGACTTTTCAACGCTTGTGCCTATTGAAAGTGCAAGTATTTATGTTCAAGAAACCACCATTGGTACAGTCAGTAATGCCGATGGTAAATTTGTGCTTCAGGTACCAGAGACTTATGAGAAAGATACTTTGGTGGTATCATCCATTGGGTATAAAAGTTATAAAGTGCCCGTTAATGAGTTCGACAATTCTTTTGAGGTGTATTTGGAAGAAGACGTTGCATCTTTAGATGAAATTGTACTTGTGGCAGAAACCCGCCCAAAAACAGGAAATGACATTGTATTAAAGGCCATTGAGCGGCTGCCAGAAAATCTCCCAGATTCGGCTTACATTCAAAAAGGGTTCTTGAGACATAAAGAGCGTAATAAGTTAGAGTTTAAATGGCTTATCGAAAGTGCAATTACGGTTTATGATTCTGGTTACGGTTCAAAAAGTGCCGACTATTTAAAAATCAATGTAGATCAAAATCGTAAGAGTTACGATTTGCGTGATGTGGATAGTATTTTTTCTTACGTGTCTTACACCAATCAAACCTCTAGAAGAAGTAACTTAAAGCCTAAAGATGTCAACAGAAGGCAACTCAGCAAAGACCAATTGATCAAGTCTATAAAATGGAACGATGAGCGGGTCAATGGTCTTCAAAATTTATTTCAAGGAAAATTGAATCTCGTGAGAAATGCGCAGGACTCTAAAGCATTATTTGGGGAAAACGTACTAGAGAAACATCACTTTGAGCTCGATACCATTTTGGTGGATAACGACCGAAAGCTCTATAAAATTAAAATTTCCGAAGGTGAAGACTACGTAGGTCTAGACACCAAAGGAATTTTTAATGAAGGCTATCAAGCTAAAGGCTGGCTCTATATTTATTATGATAATTATGCCATAAAAAAAATAGAATATGAGCTTGAAGCCGCCTCTCCCGCGCAAAAAGTAAGAAGTAAACGCTTATTTGATACTACGGTCAATCATAAGTTAGTGATCACGTATATAGAATATGATGATAAAATGTACCCCAACTATATCTATTATGAAACACCAAAACTGGTCAATGTAGGTTTTAAGACAGATCAAAAAGTGAGCGACGAAGAAAAGGAACGTTACAATAAAGAAGAGCGTTATTATTATACAGTTCAGGAAATATTATTTTCTGAAATTGTATTGGATAAGGAGGAGATTAGCGCAGCATTGGAGAAAACATGGGATGCTGATATTTTTTCACCAAAGCCTTATGACGAAGCCTTCTGGAAAAGCTACAATGTACTTCTTGAAAGTGAGGAAGATGAGCAGCTCATTAGGGATTTGAGTAAACGAGCTTCCCTTTTTAAGCAATAA
- the rpsU gene encoding 30S ribosomal protein S21, translating into MLIIPIKEGENIDRALKRYKRKFDKTGVKRSLNSRKEFTKPSIVKRAQVQKAQYVQGLRDQEAI; encoded by the coding sequence ATGTTAATAATTCCAATTAAAGAAGGAGAAAATATAGACCGAGCACTAAAGCGTTACAAACGTAAGTTTGATAAAACGGGAGTGAAGCGTTCTTTAAATTCACGTAAGGAATTTACTAAACCTTCAATCGTTAAGAGAGCACAAGTTCAAAAAGCACAGTATGTTCAAGGTTTAAGAGACCAAGAAGCTATCTAA
- a CDS encoding tyrosine-type recombinase/integrase: protein MSIAAFSDYLLLEKNYSELTLKAYLNDLKGFSAFIASEYETDDCKTANYSQIRSWIVSMVEAGISNRSINRKVSSLNTYYKFLLKVGDVKINPLSKHKVLKTNKKIQVPFSEKEMKTVLELLKVDNDFEGVRNRLMIELFYATGIRRIEMVNLKINDVDQSNGTLKVLGKRNKERIIPLIPSVQNTVKDYINVRKNLEHLEDHTYLLLTKKGVKIYENLVYRIINDYFSKVSSKVKKSPHILRHSFATHLLNQGANLNAVKELLGHSSLAATQVYTHNSIAELKNVYAKAHPRSEN, encoded by the coding sequence ATGTCTATCGCAGCATTTTCAGATTATCTTCTACTCGAAAAAAACTATTCTGAGCTCACTCTTAAAGCCTATCTCAACGATCTTAAGGGGTTTTCGGCATTTATTGCTTCGGAATATGAAACAGACGATTGCAAAACGGCTAATTATTCTCAAATTAGGTCATGGATTGTGAGTATGGTAGAAGCTGGGATTTCTAATAGAAGCATCAACCGTAAAGTTTCCTCGTTGAATACGTATTATAAATTTTTGCTCAAGGTCGGGGACGTTAAAATAAATCCGTTAAGCAAGCATAAAGTTCTTAAGACCAATAAAAAAATACAAGTGCCATTTTCAGAAAAGGAAATGAAAACAGTACTTGAACTTCTTAAAGTAGATAACGATTTTGAAGGTGTAAGAAATCGATTAATGATTGAGTTATTTTACGCCACAGGAATCAGGCGCATTGAAATGGTAAATCTTAAAATCAATGATGTAGATCAAAGCAACGGAACATTAAAAGTATTAGGAAAGCGCAATAAAGAGCGTATCATTCCGCTCATACCTTCAGTTCAAAATACAGTTAAGGACTATATCAACGTCAGGAAGAACTTAGAACATTTGGAAGATCATACCTATTTGCTTTTAACAAAAAAGGGGGTTAAAATTTATGAAAATCTTGTTTACAGAATTATAAATGATTACTTTAGTAAGGTGTCTTCTAAGGTAAAGAAGAGTCCGCATATATTGAGGCACTCATTCGCGACTCACTTACTTAATCAAGGCGCAAATTTAAATGCTGTTAAAGAACTTCTTGGCCATTCGAGTTTGGCAGCAACGCAAGTCTATACCCATAATAGTATAGCCGAGCTTAAAAATGTTTATGCTAAAGCGCATCCAAGAAGTGAAAATTAA
- the hpf gene encoding ribosome hibernation-promoting factor, HPF/YfiA family, whose amino-acid sequence MKVNTQSVNFNADKKLIDFVQKRMDKLDLFYDKIIQSDVYLKVENTSDKENKIFEARVKVPGDSFVVKKQCKTFEEGADMAVSSLERQLKKRKEKLRAHI is encoded by the coding sequence ATGAAGGTAAACACACAATCTGTGAATTTTAATGCAGATAAAAAGCTAATCGATTTCGTGCAGAAGCGCATGGACAAGTTGGATTTGTTTTACGATAAGATCATACAGTCTGATGTTTATTTAAAAGTAGAAAACACTAGCGACAAAGAGAACAAAATTTTTGAGGCCAGAGTAAAAGTTCCTGGTGATAGTTTTGTAGTAAAAAAACAGTGCAAAACCTTTGAAGAGGGCGCAGATATGGCGGTTTCCTCTTTAGAGCGACAATTGAAAAAAAGAAAAGAAAAGCTCAGAGCACACATTTAG
- the tuf gene encoding elongation factor Tu: MAKATFDRSKPHLNIGTIGHVDHGKTTLTAAITKVLADAGLSEARSFDQIDNAPEEKERGITINTSHVEYATANRHYAHVDCPGHADYVKNMVTGAAQMDGAILVVAATDGPMPQTREHILLGRQVGIPRIVVFMNKVDMVDDEELLELVEMEIRDLLSFYEYDGDNGPVIAGSALGALNGEQKWVDTVMELMEAVDNWIEEPVRDMDKPFLMPIEDVFSITGRGTVATGRIETGVAKTGDPVEIIGMGAEKLNSTITGIEMFRQILDRGEAGDNAGILLRGIEKSQISRGMVITKPGSVTPHSKFKAEVYVLKKEEGGRHTPFHNNYRPQFYVRTTDVTGNIMLPDGVEMVMPGDNLTITVELIQPIAMNIGLRFAIREGGRTVGAGQVTEILD; encoded by the coding sequence ATGGCAAAGGCAACTTTCGATCGTTCAAAACCGCACCTTAACATAGGTACTATTGGACACGTAGATCACGGTAAAACAACTTTAACTGCTGCTATTACTAAAGTATTAGCTGATGCAGGTTTATCTGAAGCAAGATCATTTGATCAAATTGATAACGCTCCGGAAGAAAAAGAAAGAGGTATCACAATTAATACATCGCACGTTGAATATGCAACTGCTAACCGTCACTACGCTCACGTTGACTGTCCTGGTCACGCGGATTACGTAAAAAACATGGTTACTGGTGCTGCTCAAATGGATGGTGCTATTCTTGTTGTTGCTGCTACTGATGGTCCAATGCCACAAACTCGTGAGCACATCCTTTTAGGACGTCAGGTTGGTATTCCTCGTATCGTTGTATTCATGAATAAAGTGGATATGGTTGATGACGAAGAGCTTTTAGAGCTTGTTGAAATGGAAATTAGAGACTTATTGTCTTTCTATGAATATGATGGTGATAATGGCCCTGTAATTGCTGGTTCTGCACTTGGTGCTTTGAACGGTGAGCAAAAATGGGTGGATACTGTTATGGAGTTGATGGAAGCTGTTGATAACTGGATTGAAGAGCCAGTGAGAGATATGGATAAGCCATTCTTGATGCCTATTGAAGATGTTTTCTCTATTACTGGTCGTGGTACTGTTGCGACAGGACGTATCGAAACTGGTGTTGCTAAAACAGGAGATCCTGTTGAAATCATTGGTATGGGTGCAGAGAAATTAAACTCTACTATTACTGGTATTGAAATGTTCCGTCAAATCCTAGATAGAGGAGAAGCTGGAGATAACGCAGGTATTCTTTTAAGAGGTATTGAGAAATCTCAAATCTCTAGAGGTATGGTTATTACTAAACCAGGTTCAGTAACACCACACTCTAAATTTAAAGCTGAGGTTTACGTACTTAAGAAAGAAGAAGGTGGACGTCACACGCCATTCCATAATAACTACCGTCCACAGTTTTACGTACGTACAACTGACGTAACTGGAAACATTATGCTTCCTGATGGTGTTGAAATGGTAATGCCAGGTGATAACCTTACTATTACTGTAGAATTGATTCAGCCAATTGCAATGAACATTGGTCTACGTTTCGCTATCCGTGAAGGTGGTAGAACTGTAGGTGCTGGTCAGGTTACTGAGATTTTAGACTAA
- the secE gene encoding preprotein translocase subunit SecE — protein sequence MAGLANYVKESFNELKNNVSWPTWPEAQRLTILVAVFSIIFSLAIWGIDTVFSRVIKAYFNLM from the coding sequence ATGGCTGGATTAGCAAATTACGTTAAGGAATCTTTTAATGAATTGAAGAATAACGTGTCATGGCCAACGTGGCCAGAAGCACAACGCCTCACAATTCTGGTAGCTGTGTTTTCAATAATATTCTCCTTGGCTATTTGGGGAATTGATACAGTGTTCAGTAGAGTGATAAAAGCGTATTTCAACTTGATGTAA
- the nusG gene encoding transcription termination/antitermination protein NusG has protein sequence MSETNVNKKWYVVRAVSGQENKIKAYIENEITRLSLEDFIDQVLVPTEKVIQIRNGKKINKERVYFPGYIMIQANLSGEIPHIIKSITNVIGFLGETKGGDPVPLRQSEVNRMLGKVDELTVDADANVAIPYTIGETIKVIDGPFNGFDGTVEKINEDKRKLEVMVKIFGRKTPLELSYMQVDKV, from the coding sequence ATGTCTGAGACAAATGTAAATAAGAAGTGGTACGTCGTTAGAGCAGTTAGCGGTCAAGAGAATAAGATCAAAGCTTATATAGAGAATGAAATCACTAGGTTAAGTTTAGAAGATTTTATTGATCAGGTTCTAGTGCCTACTGAAAAGGTCATCCAAATTAGAAATGGAAAGAAAATAAATAAAGAACGTGTTTATTTTCCTGGTTACATTATGATTCAGGCTAATTTAAGTGGTGAAATTCCTCACATAATTAAGTCGATCACAAATGTTATCGGATTTTTAGGAGAAACCAAAGGTGGAGATCCTGTGCCATTGAGACAGTCTGAGGTCAATAGAATGTTAGGTAAGGTAGATGAGTTAACTGTAGATGCAGATGCTAATGTTGCAATTCCTTACACCATTGGTGAGACTATAAAAGTTATTGATGGACCGTTTAACGGATTTGACGGTACGGTAGAAAAAATCAATGAAGACAAGCGTAAACTTGAAGTAATGGTTAAGATTTTTGGAAGAAAAACACCATTGGAATTAAGTTATATGCAAGTAGATAAAGTATAA
- the rplK gene encoding 50S ribosomal protein L11 has product MAKELGKVVKLQVRGGAANPSPPVGPALGAAGVNIMEFCKQFNARTQDKAGKVLPVVISVYKDKSFDFVIKTPPAAVQLLEAAKVKKGSGEPNRKKIAKVTWDQVKAIAEDKMQDLNAFNINAAMKMVAGTARSMGITVRGGEAPN; this is encoded by the coding sequence ATGGCAAAAGAATTAGGTAAAGTAGTTAAGTTACAAGTTCGGGGAGGTGCTGCGAATCCGTCGCCACCGGTTGGACCCGCTTTAGGTGCTGCTGGAGTTAATATCATGGAGTTTTGTAAGCAATTTAACGCAAGAACTCAGGACAAGGCCGGTAAGGTACTTCCTGTTGTTATTTCTGTTTACAAAGATAAATCCTTTGATTTCGTTATTAAAACACCTCCGGCTGCAGTACAATTATTAGAAGCGGCCAAAGTAAAAAAAGGATCTGGAGAACCGAACAGAAAGAAAATAGCAAAAGTAACTTGGGATCAAGTGAAAGCTATCGCAGAGGACAAAATGCAAGATTTAAATGCATTTAACATTAACGCAGCCATGAAAATGGTAGCGGGTACTGCAAGATCAATGGGAATAACAGTTAGAGGCGGAGAAGCTCCTAACTAA
- the rplA gene encoding 50S ribosomal protein L1, with product MAITKKQKEARAKVEKNKLYSLEEASALLKDITYTKFDASVDLAVRLGVDPRKANQMVRGVVSLPHGTGKDMKVLALVTPDKEEEAKAAGADYVGLDEYLDKIKGGWTDVDVIVTMPAIMGKLGPLGRILGPRGLMPNPKTGTVTMDVAKAVAEVKAGKIDFKVDKTGIVHAPIGKASFSADKLQENAMELLTTLNKLKPTAAKGVYMKSIFMSSTMSPSIAVDPKFS from the coding sequence ATGGCAATTACAAAAAAACAAAAAGAGGCAAGAGCCAAAGTAGAGAAGAATAAATTATATTCTCTTGAAGAGGCTTCAGCGTTATTAAAGGATATCACTTACACTAAGTTTGACGCTTCTGTTGATTTAGCAGTAAGATTAGGTGTAGATCCTCGTAAAGCAAATCAAATGGTAAGAGGTGTTGTATCTCTTCCACATGGTACAGGTAAAGACATGAAAGTGTTGGCTTTGGTGACTCCAGATAAAGAGGAGGAAGCTAAAGCAGCTGGTGCTGATTACGTTGGACTAGACGAGTATCTTGATAAAATTAAAGGTGGTTGGACAGATGTTGACGTTATCGTTACCATGCCAGCTATTATGGGTAAATTGGGACCTTTGGGTAGAATTTTAGGCCCTAGAGGTTTAATGCCTAACCCAAAAACAGGTACTGTTACTATGGATGTGGCTAAAGCAGTTGCAGAAGTAAAAGCAGGTAAAATTGACTTTAAAGTGGATAAAACCGGTATTGTTCATGCTCCAATTGGTAAAGCATCTTTTAGTGCTGACAAGTTGCAGGAAAATGCGATGGAATTATTAACCACCTTAAACAAATTGAAACCTACAGCGGCTAAGGGTGTTTATATGAAAAGTATCTTCATGTCTAGTACAATGAGCCCTAGTATCGCAGTAGACCCAAAATTTAGTTAA
- the rplJ gene encoding 50S ribosomal protein L10, with translation MTREEKSQVIEELTAQLADNPNIYLADISGLNAGNTSDLRRACYKANVQLSVVKNTLLSKAMEASEKDFGNLPSVLKGNTSVMYSETGNAPAKVIKNFRKKSDKPLLKGAFIEEAIYIGDEQLDMLVDIKSKEEVIGDIIGLLQSPAKNVISALKSSGGKLAGIIKTLSEKEG, from the coding sequence ATGACAAGAGAAGAAAAATCACAAGTAATTGAAGAGTTGACTGCGCAATTAGCAGATAATCCAAACATATATCTAGCGGATATTTCAGGATTAAATGCAGGAAACACTTCAGACCTACGTCGCGCATGCTACAAAGCAAATGTGCAATTAAGCGTAGTTAAAAATACATTATTGTCTAAAGCTATGGAAGCTTCTGAAAAAGATTTCGGGAACTTACCATCAGTACTTAAGGGTAATACCTCAGTAATGTATTCTGAAACTGGAAATGCTCCAGCTAAAGTAATTAAAAACTTTCGTAAAAAATCTGATAAGCCTTTGCTTAAAGGAGCTTTTATTGAAGAGGCAATTTACATTGGTGATGAGCAATTAGATATGTTGGTTGATATCAAATCTAAAGAAGAAGTTATTGGAGATATCATCGGCTTATTACAATCACCAGCTAAAAATGTTATATCAGCACTTAAATCAAGTGGTGGGAAACTTGCTGGAATTATTAAAACCTTATCCGAGAAAGAAGGATAA
- the rplL gene encoding 50S ribosomal protein L7/L12, translated as MADLKDFAEQLVNLTVKEVNELATILKDEYGIEPAAAAVAMAGPAQGGGEAAEEQTEFDVILKAAGGSKLAVVKLVKELTGLGLKEAKGLVDDAPSPIKEGIAKDEAEALKAQLEEAGAEVELK; from the coding sequence ATGGCAGATTTAAAAGACTTTGCAGAGCAATTAGTTAACTTAACAGTAAAAGAAGTAAACGAATTAGCTACAATTTTAAAAGACGAATACGGAATTGAACCAGCAGCTGCAGCAGTAGCTATGGCGGGTCCAGCTCAAGGTGGTGGCGAAGCTGCTGAAGAGCAAACAGAATTTGACGTAATCCTTAAGGCAGCAGGTGGTTCTAAACTTGCAGTTGTGAAATTAGTTAAAGAATTAACTGGTTTAGGATTAAAAGAAGCAAAAGGTTTAGTTGACGACGCACCATCTCCAATCAAGGAAGGTATTGCTAAGGATGAAGCAGAAGCTCTTAAAGCTCAATTAGAAGAGGCTGGAGCAGAGGTTGAGCTTAAATAA